GACGACGCCGGCAAAGCCGATCAGTGCGGCAGGGATGGGGTCGATCACGCCAAAGACGGCCAGCACGAAGATCGGCAGCACCCAGCCAAAACCTGCGAGCCCGTAGGCGAGGGGTACGGAGCCGTAGCTCCAGCCGTCTTCCAGCTCCAGCGGCAGGCCGCACTTGGGGCAACGGTCGCGCAAACGCCAATGGCTCACGTAGATGTCGCGGCAATCGCAGCGCGGGCAATGCCCCTTCATCCCGCGCTTCAGCGCCGTCGTGCGATCAGGGGTAGGCATGAGAAAAGCGTAGCAGTACTATTAACCAGAAAAAGCAGATAAAAGCAGAAAAGATAGATTAAATTCAGGCCTGTTGTCTTAATTTTCTGTCTTTTCTGGTTAATCTGACCTTCCCTTCACCTACACGCGCAGGAGGGAGAACTTGGCGGGGTCGAGGAAGGAGGCGAGCAGCGCGGTGGCGTCGTGGGAGCCGATTTCGCTGGGCGACGCTTTGCTCAGGCCGGTGTAGATGCCTTGCAGGCGCTCGCCGTAGGCCGGGAGGCTGTAGTGTTTGGCGATCAGCTTTTGATTGCGCGCGATCACCTTCGGGTCGACCGGCTCCAGCGCGGGGCGGCGGAGGTCGGCCGCCATGGTGGGATTGGCG
The Verrucomicrobiota bacterium JB022 DNA segment above includes these coding regions:
- a CDS encoding DUF983 domain-containing protein, whose amino-acid sequence is MPTPDRTTALKRGMKGHCPRCDCRDIYVSHWRLRDRCPKCGLPLELEDGWSYGSVPLAYGLAGFGWVLPIFVLAVFGVIDPIPAALIGFAGVVILPLATFRFTKSLWVGVYYSLIHNEMGQRDATGKGDHHG